The proteins below come from a single Dermatophilaceae bacterium Soc4.6 genomic window:
- a CDS encoding RDD family protein: MEQRPGWYDDPEDPLYLRYFDGVIWTKNRQPKASPTASRSSIGYAGPPGTLGGPAAGGPADTRGVQGPPVSGWGQQTPPHPPQQPPQGPQGWGQPGPQGWGQPPQQGWSQAPQYGPAYSGGYAGPGVATTPDGQPLAGWGTRLGAWIIDSVLQGVVSAVVGSYWLIDFFRWYVDYIGTLVDQQNPVVDQATLQSEVVSRLFPYLVVSILVQVAYQVVFLRWKGATPGKLLLKLQVRRRDRPGPPDLLTILRRLALPLLVGLVSLPLQFSRGSGDVGAAGLLVVVSLLLNVVQLLDYLWPLWDQRNQALHDKIAATNVVVTPPKGR; this comes from the coding sequence ATGGAGCAACGACCCGGCTGGTACGACGACCCCGAAGACCCCCTGTACCTGCGGTACTTCGACGGCGTCATCTGGACCAAGAACCGCCAGCCCAAGGCGTCACCCACCGCGAGCCGGTCGTCCATCGGCTACGCCGGCCCTCCCGGCACCCTCGGTGGACCCGCCGCGGGCGGCCCTGCCGACACCCGGGGCGTGCAGGGGCCGCCAGTGTCCGGGTGGGGGCAGCAGACCCCACCGCACCCGCCTCAGCAACCCCCACAGGGCCCGCAGGGCTGGGGCCAGCCGGGCCCGCAGGGGTGGGGGCAGCCGCCCCAGCAGGGATGGAGCCAGGCGCCGCAGTACGGCCCGGCCTACAGCGGAGGGTATGCCGGCCCGGGCGTCGCGACGACGCCCGACGGCCAGCCGCTGGCCGGCTGGGGCACGCGCCTGGGGGCCTGGATCATCGACAGCGTCCTGCAGGGTGTCGTCTCGGCGGTGGTCGGCAGCTACTGGCTGATCGACTTCTTCCGGTGGTACGTCGACTACATCGGCACGCTGGTGGACCAGCAGAACCCGGTCGTCGACCAGGCGACGCTGCAGTCCGAGGTCGTGTCGCGGCTGTTCCCCTACCTCGTGGTCTCGATCCTGGTGCAGGTGGCCTACCAGGTGGTCTTCCTGCGGTGGAAGGGCGCGACCCCCGGCAAGCTGCTGCTCAAGCTGCAGGTGCGCAGGCGGGACCGGCCGGGACCCCCTGACCTCCTCACGATCCTGCGCCGGCTCGCCCTGCCGCTGCTCGTGGGCCTGGTCTCGCTCCCGCTGCAGTTCTCCCGCGGAAGCGGCGACGTCGGTGCCGCCGGTCTGCTCGTCGTCGTCAGTCTGCTGCTCAACGTCGTGCAGCTGCTCGACTACCTGTGGCCGCTGTGGGACCAGCGCAACCAGGCCCTGCACGACAAGATCGCCGCGACCAACGTCGTCGTGACGCCGCCGAAGGGTCGCTGA
- the fahA gene encoding fumarylacetoacetase produces the protein MSTPTPAAPSPSPTPELSTWLDLAPDDPYGVATLPYGVFSTPDRPAPRIGVRIGDRVLDVGAAATRAGMESATVWQHPTLNPFLGQGAAAWAAAREWLTLVLTDESYRDVVVPHLVPLDRATLHLPVEVADYVDFYAAEHHARRAGEIFRPGAGLAENWKHLPVGYHGRAGTVVVSGTDVVRPTGQRRGEVGAGPEFGPSTRLDLETELGFVLGGPTTQGTRVSVDDAPQHLFGVVLLNDWSARDLQAWESAPLGPFLGKSFATSISAWVTPMAALAAARVPVPGQTDPAPLPYLSGTSPARGLDLQLELRLGNTLVSRPQARDLYWSPEQLVAHLTVGGASIRSGDLLGSGTISGTDQGSIGCLLELSWGGRDAVTLDDGSTRTFLEDGDTVSITATAAGVGSARVGLGEVTGTVRRTG, from the coding sequence GTGTCAACGCCGACGCCTGCCGCGCCCTCCCCCTCGCCAACCCCCGAGCTCTCGACCTGGCTCGACCTGGCACCCGACGACCCCTATGGGGTCGCTACCCTGCCCTACGGCGTCTTCTCGACCCCGGACCGACCCGCGCCCCGCATCGGGGTGCGCATCGGCGACCGGGTGCTGGATGTCGGCGCTGCCGCGACCCGGGCCGGTATGGAGTCCGCGACCGTCTGGCAGCACCCGACCCTCAACCCCTTCCTCGGCCAGGGAGCCGCGGCCTGGGCCGCCGCGCGCGAGTGGCTGACCCTGGTGCTGACCGACGAGTCCTACCGCGACGTCGTCGTGCCCCACCTGGTGCCTCTCGACCGCGCCACCCTGCACCTGCCGGTCGAGGTCGCCGACTACGTCGACTTCTATGCCGCCGAGCACCACGCCCGTCGGGCCGGCGAGATCTTCCGTCCGGGCGCCGGGCTGGCCGAGAACTGGAAGCACCTGCCGGTCGGCTACCACGGCCGGGCGGGCACTGTGGTCGTCAGCGGGACCGACGTGGTGCGCCCGACCGGCCAGCGTCGCGGCGAGGTGGGGGCCGGTCCCGAGTTCGGGCCCAGCACCCGGCTCGACCTGGAGACCGAGCTCGGCTTCGTGCTCGGCGGACCGACGACGCAGGGCACCCGGGTGAGCGTCGACGACGCGCCGCAGCACCTGTTCGGCGTCGTGCTGCTCAACGACTGGAGCGCCCGCGACCTGCAGGCCTGGGAGTCGGCGCCGCTCGGCCCCTTCCTCGGCAAGTCGTTCGCCACCAGCATCTCGGCCTGGGTCACGCCCATGGCCGCCCTGGCCGCGGCCCGGGTGCCGGTGCCGGGGCAGACCGACCCGGCTCCGTTGCCGTACCTGAGCGGGACCTCCCCCGCGCGAGGGCTCGACCTGCAGCTCGAGCTGCGCCTCGGCAACACCCTCGTCTCCCGGCCTCAGGCCCGAGACCTCTACTGGTCTCCCGAGCAGCTCGTCGCCCACCTGACCGTGGGCGGGGCCAGTATCCGCAGCGGCGACCTGCTCGGCTCGGGCACGATCAGCGGCACCGACCAGGGCAGCATCGGCTGCCTGCTCGAGCTGTCGTGGGGCGGGCGCGATGCGGTCACGCTCGACGACGGCAGCACTCGCACCTTTCTCGAGGACGGCGACACCGTGAGCATCACCGCCACCGCAGCCGGCGTCGGGAGCGCGAGGGTCGGCCTCGGCGAGGTCACCGGCACGGTGCGCCGGACTGGGTGA
- a CDS encoding homogentisate 1,2-dioxygenase domain-containing protein, with amino-acid sequence MAHYQRQGSVPPKRHTQHRRPAGRGRLGALYHEELMGEEGFSSDSSLLYHREIPSALVDVREWSLPDQATTPNHPLQPRHLRLHDLFDAAAVRRTDPVTGRRLVLGNGDVRISYAVSARPSPWYRNGLGDEVVYVERGRARLETVFGAFDVGEGDLVVVPRATTHRWLPRRSPKDPLRTYSIEATSHVAPPHRYLSRYGQLLEHAPYCERDLRLPQGPLLAEDVGASPGEETEVLVKHRGAGGAVVGSVHVLPHHPLDVVGWDGCLYPYVFNVADFEPITGRVHQPPPVHQVFEMAGAVICAFVPRKVDYHPLAVPVPYYHSNVDSDEIVFYVDGDYEARKGSGITRGSVSVHPGGHPHGPQPGAVEGALGVEFFDELAIMVDTFRPLELGEGGRAVDDGVYAWTWAGGRKSE; translated from the coding sequence ATGGCGCACTACCAGCGGCAGGGGAGCGTGCCGCCCAAACGGCATACGCAGCACCGGCGTCCGGCCGGGCGTGGGCGCCTCGGGGCGCTCTACCACGAGGAGCTGATGGGCGAGGAGGGCTTCTCCAGCGACTCGTCGCTGCTCTACCACCGCGAGATCCCGAGCGCGCTGGTCGACGTGCGCGAGTGGAGCCTGCCCGACCAGGCGACGACGCCCAACCACCCGCTGCAGCCGCGGCACCTGCGGCTGCACGACCTCTTCGACGCCGCGGCGGTGCGGCGCACCGACCCCGTCACCGGCCGGCGCCTCGTGCTCGGCAACGGCGACGTGCGCATCTCGTATGCCGTGTCGGCCCGCCCGAGCCCGTGGTACCGCAACGGCCTCGGCGACGAGGTGGTCTACGTCGAGCGCGGCCGGGCCCGGCTCGAGACCGTGTTCGGGGCCTTCGACGTGGGTGAGGGCGACCTCGTGGTCGTGCCGCGGGCGACGACGCACCGCTGGCTGCCGAGGCGGTCGCCGAAGGACCCGCTGCGCACCTACTCGATCGAGGCGACGAGCCACGTCGCGCCGCCGCACCGTTACCTCTCGCGCTACGGGCAGCTGCTCGAGCACGCGCCCTACTGCGAGCGCGACCTGCGGCTGCCGCAGGGGCCGCTGCTCGCCGAGGACGTGGGCGCGTCCCCGGGGGAGGAGACCGAGGTGCTGGTCAAGCACCGCGGAGCCGGCGGGGCGGTCGTCGGGTCGGTGCACGTCCTGCCGCACCACCCGCTCGACGTCGTGGGGTGGGACGGCTGCCTCTACCCCTACGTCTTCAACGTCGCCGACTTCGAGCCGATCACCGGGCGGGTGCACCAGCCGCCGCCGGTGCACCAGGTCTTCGAGATGGCCGGCGCCGTGATCTGCGCGTTCGTGCCGAGGAAGGTCGACTACCACCCGCTCGCGGTCCCGGTGCCCTATTACCACTCCAACGTCGACAGCGACGAGATCGTGTTCTACGTCGACGGCGACTACGAGGCGCGCAAGGGCTCGGGCATCACGCGGGGCTCGGTGTCGGTGCACCCCGGCGGTCACCCGCACGGCCCGCAGCCGGGAGCGGTCGAGGGGGCGCTGGGCGTGGAGTTCTTCGACGAGCTCGCGATCATGGTCGACACCTTCCGCCCCCTCGAGCTGGGCGAGGGTGGCCGCGCGGTCGACGACGGGGTCTACGCCTGGACGTGGGCGGGCGGCCGCAAGAGCGAGTAG
- a CDS encoding 5'-nucleotidase C-terminal domain-containing protein: MTSPPDHATTRRQLLALATVGGAGLFATATAGGASATSSGPRHRLTVLGTSDLHGNVYNWDYYKNAEYDDAAHNDIGLAKAATLIKAVRAERGAASCLTLDAGDTIQGTPLAFYYARIKPIGGRTKHPMALAMNALGYDAAALGNHEFNYGLEHLDRFRKELNHPLLGANAVDWETGQPVFRPWVVKEMPTKPGQPPVKVGILGLVTPGVAIWDKANVEGKVRFPGIVEQAAIYVPRMKRAGADVVVVSCHSGMDTSSSYGDALPFPENASTLLAAGVPDIDAILVGHAHSEIPMRKVKNEQTGRRVLLSEPKYWGMRVTVMDLNLELVAGHWQVVSSGSTLLDANTATEDPQIAALIRPAHNEVLAYVNGVVGTSLQAMSAATSRYEDTAAMDFINYVQADAVKKALVGTPQESDPVLSIAAPFNAAAAIPQGDVTVRDVAGLYIYDNTLVAITFTGAQVKAYLETSAQYFKQVTGTGPFTPDQLTNAVTPNAPGGTPDYNYDIMGGLDAALTYDIDVAKPVGSRIVGLAYGGSPVTDAQTFTVAINNYRQSGGGGFPGVTTAPVVYNAQQPIRELIIAWVTEHGTIDASVFSSQDWRLVSNGSPITITA, translated from the coding sequence ATGACCTCGCCGCCCGACCACGCCACCACCCGCCGCCAGCTGCTCGCCCTCGCCACGGTCGGAGGCGCCGGCCTCTTCGCCACCGCGACCGCCGGTGGGGCCTCCGCCACCTCGAGCGGCCCCCGTCACCGCCTCACGGTCCTCGGCACGAGCGACCTGCACGGCAACGTCTACAACTGGGACTACTACAAGAACGCGGAGTACGACGACGCGGCGCACAACGACATCGGTCTCGCCAAGGCCGCCACGCTGATCAAGGCCGTCCGCGCCGAGCGCGGCGCCGCGAGCTGCCTCACGCTCGACGCCGGCGACACCATCCAGGGCACGCCCCTGGCCTTCTACTACGCCCGCATCAAGCCGATCGGAGGCCGCACCAAGCACCCGATGGCCCTGGCCATGAATGCCCTCGGCTACGACGCGGCCGCCCTCGGCAACCACGAGTTCAACTACGGACTCGAGCACCTCGACCGCTTCCGCAAGGAGCTGAACCACCCGCTGCTCGGCGCCAACGCCGTCGACTGGGAGACGGGCCAGCCGGTCTTCCGCCCGTGGGTCGTCAAGGAGATGCCGACCAAGCCGGGCCAGCCGCCGGTGAAGGTCGGCATCCTCGGCCTGGTCACCCCCGGTGTCGCGATCTGGGACAAGGCCAACGTCGAGGGCAAGGTGCGCTTCCCCGGCATCGTCGAGCAGGCCGCGATCTACGTGCCCCGGATGAAGCGCGCCGGCGCCGACGTCGTCGTCGTCTCCTGCCACTCCGGCATGGACACGAGCTCGTCCTACGGCGACGCCCTGCCCTTCCCCGAGAACGCGAGCACCCTTCTCGCTGCTGGGGTCCCTGACATCGACGCCATCCTCGTGGGCCACGCGCACTCCGAGATCCCGATGCGCAAGGTCAAGAACGAGCAGACCGGCAGGCGCGTGCTGCTGAGCGAGCCGAAGTACTGGGGCATGCGGGTGACCGTGATGGACCTCAACCTCGAGCTCGTCGCCGGGCACTGGCAGGTCGTCTCCTCGGGTTCGACCCTGCTCGACGCCAACACCGCCACCGAGGACCCGCAGATCGCGGCCCTCATCCGCCCGGCCCACAACGAGGTCCTGGCCTACGTCAACGGCGTCGTCGGCACCTCGCTGCAGGCGATGTCGGCGGCGACCTCACGCTACGAGGACACGGCTGCGATGGACTTCATCAACTACGTGCAGGCCGACGCGGTGAAGAAGGCGCTCGTCGGCACGCCCCAGGAGAGCGACCCGGTGCTGTCGATCGCCGCACCCTTCAACGCGGCGGCCGCCATCCCCCAGGGCGACGTCACCGTGCGCGACGTTGCGGGGCTCTACATCTACGACAACACCCTGGTGGCCATCACCTTCACCGGGGCCCAGGTCAAGGCCTACCTCGAGACCTCGGCGCAGTACTTCAAGCAGGTCACCGGCACGGGCCCCTTCACCCCCGACCAGCTGACCAACGCGGTCACGCCGAACGCGCCCGGGGGTACGCCCGACTACAACTACGACATCATGGGCGGGCTCGACGCGGCCCTGACCTACGACATCGACGTGGCGAAGCCGGTCGGGTCGCGCATCGTCGGCCTCGCCTACGGCGGCTCCCCGGTCACCGACGCCCAGACCTTCACCGTCGCCATCAACAACTACCGCCAGAGCGGTGGCGGTGGCTTCCCCGGCGTGACGACGGCCCCGGTCGTCTACAACGCGCAGCAGCCCATCCGCGAGCTGATCATCGCCTGGGTCACGGAGCACGGCACCATCGACGCGAGCGTGTTCTCGAGCCAGGACTGGCGCCTGGTCTCGAACGGCTCACCGATCACGATCACGGCCTGA
- a CDS encoding sigma-70 family RNA polymerase sigma factor — protein MTSPDAVRQALDDTHRREWGLVLSATVRVAGDLDLAEECTQEAYVRALEVWSRDGIPRNPGAWLTTTARNLALDRHRRAAVLRGKVPLLVEDARAAPPADAGLLEGDPDADAIPDDRLRLVFTCCHPALAREAQVALTLRLVCGLTTAEIAHAFLVSEATMAARVTRAKKKIAAARIPYRVPAGHELAERLDAVLTVLHLVLTTGHTAPTGDHLHRDDLLERAVDLARALLRLMPDERELRALLALALLGQARAGTRLDAEGSFVPLEEQDRGRWDPSLVAEGDRLVREALRGGRPGRFALQAALAALHTGASTFAATDWAEVVAVYDLLLRAWPSPVVALNRAIAIAFRDGPAAGLRALDAVEAAHGPGLARYHYLPAARADLLRRLGRPEEAAAAYQLALERCESTPEQAFLRRRLAEVGAGRPATDAPRSGRDRDR, from the coding sequence GTGACGTCACCCGACGCCGTCCGGCAAGCACTGGACGACACGCACCGTCGCGAGTGGGGCCTCGTGCTCTCCGCGACGGTGCGCGTGGCCGGCGATCTCGACCTCGCGGAGGAGTGCACGCAGGAGGCCTACGTGCGCGCCCTGGAGGTATGGAGCCGCGACGGCATCCCCCGCAATCCCGGCGCCTGGCTCACGACGACGGCCCGCAACCTCGCCCTCGACCGGCACCGCCGGGCTGCGGTGCTGCGGGGGAAGGTCCCCCTGCTCGTCGAGGACGCGCGGGCCGCTCCCCCGGCCGACGCCGGCCTGCTCGAGGGGGACCCGGACGCCGACGCCATCCCCGACGACCGGCTCCGGCTGGTCTTCACCTGCTGCCACCCCGCTCTCGCCCGCGAGGCCCAGGTGGCCCTCACGCTGCGCCTGGTGTGCGGCCTCACGACCGCCGAGATCGCCCACGCCTTCCTGGTGAGCGAGGCGACGATGGCGGCCCGGGTGACCCGGGCCAAGAAGAAGATCGCCGCCGCGCGCATCCCCTACCGCGTGCCCGCCGGGCACGAGCTGGCCGAGCGCCTCGACGCCGTGCTCACCGTGCTGCACCTCGTGCTCACCACGGGACACACGGCTCCGACCGGGGACCACCTGCACCGCGACGACCTGCTCGAGCGGGCCGTCGACCTCGCGCGCGCGCTGCTGCGCCTCATGCCCGACGAGCGCGAGCTGCGGGCCCTGCTCGCGCTCGCCCTCCTCGGGCAGGCCCGGGCTGGGACCCGCCTCGACGCAGAGGGGTCCTTCGTGCCGCTCGAGGAGCAGGACCGCGGCCGCTGGGACCCCTCCCTGGTGGCCGAGGGCGACCGACTGGTCCGCGAAGCGCTGCGTGGTGGGCGGCCCGGGCGGTTCGCGCTGCAGGCGGCGCTCGCGGCGCTCCACACTGGGGCCTCGACCTTCGCGGCCACCGACTGGGCCGAGGTCGTGGCGGTCTACGACCTGCTGCTGCGGGCCTGGCCGTCGCCGGTGGTCGCGCTCAACCGGGCGATCGCGATCGCCTTCCGCGACGGCCCTGCGGCCGGGCTGCGCGCGCTCGACGCAGTCGAGGCGGCGCACGGCCCGGGGCTCGCGCGCTACCACTACCTTCCGGCGGCACGGGCCGACCTGCTGCGGCGGCTCGGTCGGCCCGAGGAGGCGGCGGCGGCATACCAGCTGGCGCTGGAGAGGTGCGAGAGCACCCCCGAGCAGGCCTTCCTGCGCCGGCGCCTCGCCGAGGTGGGCGCCGGTCGTCCGGCGACCGACGCCCCCCGGTCAGGCCGTGATCGTGATCGGTGA
- a CDS encoding YciI family protein, with amino-acid sequence MAQYLVLIYESENDYANATPEVYGEVMAAHDRFAERWGDAVIGGNALQGSDTATTIRGDVVTDGPFVESKEMLGGYYLIEATDLDHALEIGKSCPAGFGGVEVRPVMVFG; translated from the coding sequence ATGGCCCAGTACCTCGTCCTCATCTACGAATCCGAGAACGACTACGCCAACGCGACGCCCGAGGTCTACGGGGAGGTCATGGCCGCCCATGACCGCTTCGCGGAGCGGTGGGGCGACGCCGTCATCGGCGGCAACGCCCTGCAGGGCAGCGACACCGCGACCACCATCCGCGGTGACGTCGTCACCGACGGCCCCTTCGTCGAGAGCAAGGAGATGCTCGGGGGGTACTACCTCATCGAGGCCACCGATCTCGACCACGCGCTCGAGATCGGGAAGTCGTGCCCGGCCGGTTTCGGCGGGGTCGAGGTCCGCCCGGTCATGGTCTTCGGCTGA
- a CDS encoding isochorismatase family protein yields the protein MARRALVLVDLQRDFCEGGSLAVPGGADVARLVSDYVVAHSTDYAAIVATADWHEDPGEHFSDTPDFVDSWPPHCRIGTPGSDFHPTAATAVALAQAVFRKGRHRAAYSGFEGFTGTEGHEIGLAKWLWEREIDEVDIVGIATDHCVRATALDSADQGFATRVLLDLTAGVARDTTEAALAQLTLANVHLEGMPVLRD from the coding sequence ATGGCTCGTCGCGCACTCGTCCTCGTGGACCTCCAGCGCGACTTCTGCGAGGGCGGGTCCCTCGCGGTGCCGGGAGGCGCCGACGTCGCTCGACTGGTGAGCGACTACGTCGTGGCCCACTCCACCGACTACGCCGCCATCGTCGCGACCGCCGACTGGCACGAGGACCCGGGCGAGCACTTCTCCGACACCCCCGACTTCGTCGACAGCTGGCCCCCGCACTGCCGCATCGGCACCCCGGGGTCGGACTTCCACCCCACCGCAGCGACCGCTGTCGCGTTGGCCCAGGCCGTCTTTCGCAAGGGCCGGCACCGCGCTGCCTATAGCGGCTTCGAGGGCTTCACCGGCACCGAGGGCCACGAGATCGGGCTGGCGAAGTGGTTGTGGGAGAGGGAGATCGACGAGGTCGACATCGTCGGCATCGCCACCGACCACTGCGTGCGCGCCACCGCGCTCGACTCGGCCGACCAGGGCTTTGCCACCCGGGTGCTGCTCGACCTCACGGCCGGCGTCGCCCGCGACACCACCGAGGCAGCCCTCGCGCAGCTGACCCTCGCGAACGTGCACCTTGAGGGCATGCCGGTCCTGCGCGACTGA
- a CDS encoding nicotinate phosphoribosyltransferase, with translation MSQVTSSTHGTALLTDHYELTMLQAALASGSAHRRCVFEVFSRRLPDGRRYGVVGGTGRFLDALADFRFDDAVVDELRAKGVVDEATCAWLSSYRFSGDVSGYAEGECYFPGSPVLVVESSFAEGVVLETLALSIVNHDTAIASAASRMTAAAGDRPCIEMGSRRTHEEAAVAAARAAWIAGFTATSNLEAGRRHGIPTTGTAAHAFTLLYDDERAAFAAQVASLGVGTTLLVDTYDVPTGVRTAVEVAGTGLGAVRLDSGDLLAQAREVRAQLDALGATGTKIIVTSDLDEHSIASLAAAPVDGYGVGTRLVTGSGAPTASMVYKLVARTDPDGVLQPVEKRSSGKATVGGQKWALRRRTPDGVARAEVIGVGSPPLDTGDVGDVGDDRLLLVPLVRDGELVSPHTTAAARLRHTASRAELPPEALRLQRGEPALPTIYQH, from the coding sequence GTGTCGCAGGTGACCTCGAGCACCCATGGCACGGCGCTGCTGACCGATCACTACGAGCTGACCATGCTGCAGGCTGCCCTGGCCAGCGGCTCCGCCCACCGGCGGTGCGTCTTCGAGGTCTTCTCGCGGCGGCTCCCCGACGGACGACGGTATGGCGTCGTCGGCGGGACCGGCCGCTTCCTCGACGCCCTCGCCGACTTCCGCTTCGACGACGCAGTCGTGGACGAGCTGCGGGCCAAGGGGGTGGTCGACGAGGCGACCTGCGCGTGGCTGTCGTCCTACCGGTTCTCGGGCGACGTGAGCGGCTACGCCGAGGGCGAGTGCTACTTCCCCGGCTCCCCGGTCCTCGTGGTGGAGTCGAGCTTCGCCGAGGGGGTCGTCCTCGAGACCCTGGCCCTGTCGATCGTCAACCACGACACCGCGATCGCGTCGGCGGCGTCACGGATGACGGCTGCGGCAGGAGACCGCCCCTGCATCGAGATGGGCTCGCGCCGCACCCACGAGGAGGCTGCGGTCGCGGCGGCTCGAGCGGCCTGGATCGCCGGCTTCACGGCGACGAGCAACCTCGAGGCCGGGCGACGCCACGGCATCCCGACCACGGGCACCGCCGCCCACGCCTTCACCCTGCTGTATGACGACGAGCGCGCCGCCTTCGCCGCGCAGGTCGCGTCCCTCGGCGTCGGCACCACCCTGCTCGTCGACACCTACGACGTACCGACCGGCGTGCGGACCGCGGTGGAGGTGGCCGGGACGGGTCTCGGGGCGGTGAGGCTCGACTCGGGCGACCTGCTGGCGCAGGCGCGCGAGGTGCGTGCGCAGCTCGACGCACTGGGGGCGACCGGCACGAAGATCATCGTCACGTCCGACCTCGACGAGCACTCGATCGCCTCGCTGGCCGCGGCACCGGTCGACGGCTACGGCGTGGGCACCCGGCTGGTCACCGGGTCGGGCGCCCCGACGGCGAGCATGGTCTACAAGCTGGTGGCGCGCACCGACCCCGACGGCGTGCTCCAACCGGTGGAGAAGCGCAGCAGCGGCAAGGCCACCGTCGGCGGACAAAAGTGGGCGCTGCGGCGTCGGACGCCCGACGGCGTCGCCCGGGCCGAGGTGATCGGAGTCGGCAGCCCGCCCCTCGACACGGGCGACGTGGGCGACGTGGGCGACGACCGGCTGCTCCTGGTGCCGCTGGTGCGCGACGGCGAGCTCGTGTCACCGCACACGACGGCGGCCGCGCGGCTGCGGCACACCGCCTCGCGGGCCGAGCTGCCGCCGGAGGCCCTGCGCCTGCAACGGGGGGAGCCGGCCCTGCCCACGATCTACCAGCACTGA
- the clpS gene encoding ATP-dependent Clp protease adapter ClpS, which translates to MSIAPVEETSTAVSEEADVRAEPDLPWITLVWNDPVNLMSYVTWVFTSYFAYPRSKAEKLMMDVHLKGKAVVSHGPREAMERDAEALQGYGLWATFEKDD; encoded by the coding sequence GTGTCCATCGCCCCTGTGGAGGAGACCTCCACCGCCGTGAGCGAGGAGGCCGACGTGCGTGCCGAGCCGGACCTCCCGTGGATCACGCTGGTGTGGAACGACCCGGTCAACCTCATGTCCTACGTCACCTGGGTCTTCACGTCGTACTTCGCCTACCCCCGGTCGAAGGCCGAGAAGCTGATGATGGACGTGCACCTGAAGGGCAAGGCCGTCGTCTCCCACGGCCCCCGCGAGGCGATGGAGCGGGACGCCGAGGCGCTGCAGGGTTACGGGCTCTGGGCGACCTTCGAGAAGGACGACTGA
- a CDS encoding DUF2017 family protein → MARGFKRKGDVVVARMDANEREVVAGLMEQTRLLLAPAERELTGDPFEDLVAGLGVSLAAEDQLEMPDGPEERDPALDRLLPTAHRGDDQVAAEFRRLTEHDLRERKATNLATAIAALRRPTGDRLELSRDEAQATMIALTDTRLLLGERLGLRTDDDAAALEQRLAGLDADDPTVYAVSFYEFLTWLQESLAGALMGRGLFG, encoded by the coding sequence GTGGCTCGCGGGTTCAAGCGCAAGGGTGACGTCGTCGTGGCCCGGATGGACGCCAACGAGCGCGAGGTGGTGGCGGGGCTCATGGAGCAGACCCGGCTGCTGCTGGCGCCCGCGGAGCGCGAGCTGACCGGCGACCCCTTCGAGGACCTCGTCGCGGGCCTGGGCGTCTCGCTGGCCGCCGAGGACCAGCTCGAGATGCCGGATGGTCCCGAGGAGCGCGACCCCGCCCTCGACCGGCTGCTGCCGACCGCCCACCGCGGCGACGACCAGGTGGCGGCGGAGTTCCGCCGGCTGACCGAGCACGACCTGCGCGAGCGCAAGGCGACCAACCTGGCTACCGCGATCGCTGCGCTGCGCCGGCCGACGGGCGACCGGCTCGAGCTGAGCCGCGACGAGGCCCAGGCCACGATGATCGCCCTCACCGACACCCGCCTGCTGCTCGGCGAGCGGCTCGGGCTGCGCACCGACGACGACGCAGCAGCGCTCGAGCAGCGGCTCGCCGGGCTCGACGCCGACGACCCGACGGTGTATGCCGTGTCGTTCTACGAGTTCCTCACCTGGCTGCAGGAGTCGCTCGCGGGCGCCCTCATGGGCCGCGGCCTCTTCGGCTGA
- the murI gene encoding glutamate racemase: MVDAPIGIFDSGFGGLTVARSVIDQLPHESVVYYGDTARAPYGPRPIAQTRAYAIECLDRLVAHGVKLLVIACNTASAAVLHDARERYDVPVIEVIRPAVRRAAAATRNNRVGVISTAGTHQSGAYTDAFAAAPQIEVTSTPCPRFVEFVEAGVTSGKELLEVARGYLEPVAALGVDTLVLGCTHYPLLTGVISYVMGDDVTLVSSAEETAKDLFRTLADHDLLRDDDLGPPQIAFSTTGDPQEFRRLARRFLGPEVGTVFGNLGGVP, encoded by the coding sequence GTGGTCGACGCACCCATCGGCATCTTCGACTCGGGCTTCGGTGGCCTCACCGTGGCCCGATCCGTCATCGACCAGCTGCCGCACGAGTCGGTGGTCTACTACGGCGACACCGCGCGTGCGCCCTACGGGCCACGGCCGATCGCGCAGACCCGCGCCTACGCCATCGAGTGCCTCGACCGGCTCGTCGCCCACGGGGTCAAGCTGCTGGTCATCGCCTGCAACACGGCGAGCGCGGCGGTGCTGCACGACGCCCGTGAGCGCTACGACGTGCCGGTCATCGAGGTCATCCGCCCAGCCGTGCGGCGGGCCGCGGCGGCCACCCGCAACAACCGCGTCGGCGTCATCTCCACGGCGGGCACCCATCAGTCGGGGGCCTACACCGACGCCTTCGCCGCCGCCCCGCAGATCGAGGTGACGAGCACGCCCTGCCCGCGCTTCGTCGAGTTCGTCGAGGCGGGGGTCACCAGCGGCAAGGAGCTGCTCGAGGTGGCCCGGGGCTACCTCGAGCCCGTCGCCGCCCTCGGCGTCGACACCCTCGTGCTGGGCTGCACCCACTACCCGCTGCTGACCGGTGTCATCTCCTACGTCATGGGCGACGACGTGACCCTCGTCTCGTCGGCGGAGGAGACGGCCAAGGACCTCTTCCGCACCCTGGCCGACCACGACCTGCTGCGCGACGACGACCTCGGGCCACCACAGATCGCCTTCTCCACGACCGGCGACCCGCAGGAGTTCCGCCGTCTCGCGCGACGCTTCCTCGGGCCCGAGGTGGGCACCGTCTTCGGCAACCTCGGAGGCGTCCCGTGA